In Oncorhynchus mykiss isolate Arlee chromosome 19, USDA_OmykA_1.1, whole genome shotgun sequence, the sequence CCAGTGGCCAGCTTGTTAAGATTGCCGTTCCCCTTTCTATTCAAACTTGACTGTCTGCAGGCTATGAATGACAGAGAACACAGTGGTGTTGTAATGTGTGATAGACCACAGTGCAGTTTACGCTTCTACTtgcataaaaataaatatatattctcTGTCTTACTTCTCAGCTGCAAGTTTGAGGAAGTCTTTTGTTTTAGCTCACAACTTTATTGGACTTATTTAGTAGTGTTTACTGCTAGCTAGTGAGGGAGAAATCCATGACATGGTTTGTTGAATTATGATTACAAATAACTCTGAGGGAGCATCAGGAAGGGCTGCTTAACAGCCTGAGTCCCAGCCACATTATAGCTGGGGGATCTATTACTTCCTCTTCTCTGCTCTTTATTATTGTCTAGGGGCCTGCGAGGAAATTGTCCATCTCGCAAAATAACAGCCTTTGTTTGTCACAGACTGTAATTTGGCAAATGTGCTAGATGGGTTTTTAATCTCTTCAATTGGGGTATGGGGGTGAAGGGGGCATAATGTGGCTGACTTGGTACATTGGGAAATTGGGAATTTTGTCGCAAGAGACTGGGAGATTTTATGTTTTTTGAGTTATGTTCTGTTTATGCGACTGCAGCCCACTACATCCCCTTATCTATTAGTATATAGCACAATGCACAGTACATTGGTCAGTGCCGTAGTCTCAGTGGTTAGCGTTGAGCCTGTTTAGAAAGCCTATTATGATTATCCTATGGATGCCAATGCCATGCCAtctcccagaccattattcatgaATAAGATTGCTTTCCCCTTTAACCACATCATGTCATGTTGCTTTGTCTCCCCATCAGACCCAGGCTATGGCGAGTGAGACCCAGAGAGCTGGGGACCTGCCCCGTCTGGCCATGCTCCTGGGGGCCTTGGGGATCGGGGTGTGTGGCTACAGCTCCAGGCAGCTGGCACTGCACCACCGGCCCTCTGCCCGCGTGCTGACCTGGATGGACGTTGGGAGCACCCCGGTGAAGGGGAGAGCCCCTTCCTTCATGGACCTGTCTCAAAGC encodes:
- the zgc:193593 gene encoding uncharacterized protein zgc:193593; the protein is MFFRLPRLTPGYLRYLQTQAMASETQRAGDLPRLAMLLGALGIGVCGYSSRQLALHHRPSARVLTWMDVGSTPVKGRAPSFMDLSQSHSICQDIPPPAFAGQRVP